The following are from one region of the Pseudazoarcus pumilus genome:
- the rmuC gene encoding DNA recombination protein RmuC yields the protein MPWMEWMRAHAPELTLAALAVVFVMLAWLALRGARAERRLTQRLVDTLDARFDELSDHWQAGQERQTDRLADRTEHASERVRATLDREVSALREAFHAFDAAMQARLAEQREQAAQRFAEAAGASAAAHERLRAELLDQVLTRLAEQARADRELLQGGLSGVSRTLDERLESIAGHVNQRLDEGFRKTNETFANVMARLATIDEAQKKIDGLTTSVVGLQDLLGDKRARGAFGEVQLEGLVRNLLPPDSYAFQYTLPNGTRADCVLHLPAPTGMVCVDAKFPLENYRRMLEPEASDIDRKLAQTAFRGDVKRHIEAIASKYIEEGVTSDGAVMFVPAEAVFAEIHAWHPGLVEYALERRVWVVSPTTLMAVLNTARAVLKDVETRKHIHVIKDALGKLAKDFHRFDERMNALARHIDQANRDVQDVQVSSRKISAHFEKIESTQLDELPPVEEGVGRDEP from the coding sequence ATGCCGTGGATGGAATGGATGCGCGCGCACGCGCCCGAGCTGACGCTGGCTGCGCTCGCCGTGGTGTTCGTCATGCTCGCGTGGCTCGCGCTGCGTGGCGCACGCGCGGAGCGGCGCCTGACGCAGCGTCTCGTCGATACGCTGGATGCGCGTTTCGATGAGCTGTCGGATCACTGGCAGGCCGGACAGGAGCGTCAGACCGATCGGCTCGCCGACCGCACCGAGCATGCCAGCGAGCGCGTGCGCGCGACGCTGGACCGTGAGGTTTCCGCGCTGCGCGAGGCCTTTCATGCCTTCGATGCGGCGATGCAGGCGCGCCTGGCCGAACAGCGCGAGCAGGCCGCGCAGCGTTTCGCCGAGGCCGCCGGCGCATCGGCGGCGGCGCATGAACGATTGCGCGCCGAATTGCTCGATCAGGTGCTCACACGCTTGGCCGAGCAGGCCCGTGCCGACCGCGAACTGCTGCAGGGCGGGCTGTCGGGCGTGTCGCGCACGCTCGACGAGCGCCTCGAATCGATCGCGGGGCACGTGAACCAGCGTCTGGACGAGGGCTTTCGCAAGACCAACGAGACCTTCGCCAACGTGATGGCGCGGTTGGCTACCATCGACGAGGCGCAGAAGAAGATCGACGGCCTCACGACAAGCGTGGTGGGCTTGCAGGATCTGCTCGGCGACAAGCGTGCGCGCGGCGCCTTCGGCGAGGTGCAGCTCGAAGGCCTGGTGCGCAACCTGTTGCCGCCGGATTCCTACGCCTTCCAGTACACCCTGCCCAACGGCACGCGCGCCGATTGCGTGCTGCACCTGCCCGCGCCCACCGGCATGGTGTGCGTGGACGCCAAGTTCCCGCTCGAGAACTATCGCCGCATGCTCGAACCGGAAGCTTCCGACATCGATCGCAAGCTCGCGCAGACGGCCTTCCGCGGCGACGTCAAACGCCACATCGAGGCGATCGCATCCAAATACATCGAGGAGGGCGTGACCTCGGACGGCGCGGTGATGTTCGTGCCGGCCGAGGCGGTGTTCGCAGAGATCCATGCCTGGCATCCCGGGCTGGTCGAATACGCACTGGAGCGCCGCGTGTGGGTGGTCTCGCCGACCACGCTGATGGCCGTGCTCAACACCGCGCGCGCCGTGCTCAAGGACGTGGAGACGCGCAAGCACATCCACGTCATCAAGGACGCGCTGGGCAAGCTGGCCAAGGATTTCCACCGCTTCGACGAACGCATGAACGCGCTCGCCCGCCACATCGACCAGGCCAACCGCGACGTGCAGGACGTGCAGGTGAGCTCACGCAAGATCAGCGCGCACTTCGAGAAGATCGAATCGACGCAACTCGACGAGTTGCCGCCAGTGGAAGAGGGCGTAGGTCGGGATGAGCCGTAG
- the moaA gene encoding GTP 3',8-cyclase MoaA has product MKIIPIRAADLSTLPEAPGEIPASGPLADPRGREVRDLRISVTDRCNFRCTYCMPRSVFDKDYQFLPRDELLSFEEIERVARVFAERGVRKLRITGGEPLLRKNVDQLIAKLARIPDVEITLTTNGVLLPRMAQRLKDAGLDRVTISLDSLDDPTFRRMNDADFPVASVLEGIDAAAAAGLGPIKINMVVKRGENDDGVVDMARHFRGSGHIVRFIEFMDVGSSNGWEMGAVVPSREIVERISAEFPLESADPNYTGEVAERWRYVDGAGEIGVISSVTQAFCSTCTRIRLSTEGKLFTCLFAQSGHDLRALLRGGASDADLDNAIARVWMSRTDRYSEIRTANTAKERKIEMSYIGG; this is encoded by the coding sequence ATGAAAATCATCCCCATCCGCGCCGCCGACCTCAGCACCCTGCCCGAAGCTCCGGGCGAGATCCCGGCGAGCGGCCCGCTGGCCGACCCGCGCGGGCGCGAGGTGCGCGATCTGCGCATCTCGGTGACCGACCGCTGCAATTTCCGCTGCACCTACTGCATGCCGCGATCGGTGTTCGACAAGGATTACCAGTTCCTGCCGCGCGACGAGCTGCTCAGCTTCGAGGAGATCGAGCGCGTCGCGCGCGTGTTCGCCGAACGCGGGGTGCGCAAGCTGCGCATCACCGGCGGCGAGCCGCTGCTGCGCAAGAATGTGGATCAGCTCATCGCGAAGCTCGCGCGCATCCCGGACGTCGAGATCACGCTGACCACCAACGGCGTGCTGCTGCCGAGGATGGCGCAGCGCCTCAAGGACGCAGGCCTGGATCGCGTCACGATCAGCCTCGATTCGCTCGACGACCCCACCTTCCGGCGCATGAACGACGCGGACTTTCCGGTCGCATCGGTGCTCGAAGGCATTGACGCGGCGGCGGCGGCCGGCCTCGGCCCGATCAAGATCAACATGGTGGTCAAGCGCGGCGAGAACGACGACGGCGTGGTCGACATGGCGCGCCACTTTCGCGGCAGCGGCCACATCGTGCGCTTCATCGAGTTCATGGACGTGGGCAGCTCCAACGGCTGGGAGATGGGCGCGGTCGTGCCCTCGCGCGAGATCGTCGAGCGCATCTCGGCCGAATTCCCGCTGGAGTCGGCCGACCCCAACTACACCGGTGAAGTCGCCGAGCGCTGGCGCTATGTCGATGGCGCCGGCGAGATCGGCGTGATCTCCTCGGTCACCCAGGCCTTCTGCTCCACCTGTACGCGCATCCGCCTGTCGACCGAGGGCAAGCTCTTCACCTGTCTGTTCGCGCAGTCCGGCCACGACCTGCGCGCGCTGCTGCGCGGCGGCGCATCCGACGCCGATCTGGACAACGCCATCGCCCGCGTGTGGATGAGCCGCACGGACCGCTATTCCGAGATCCGCACTGCGAACACCGCGAAGGAACGCAAGATCGAGATGTCGTATATCGGCGGCTAG
- a CDS encoding Lon protease family protein: MTASTGLPAERLRTRCDPESLPFETTATLEDLPDDLEQARADEALRFGLAMTHSGYNVYVLGESGTGRHAIVGRLLAELAAKGAVPSDQCYVYNFDDPQRPHLLALPAGWGNQLRLDMQTFVRDLAPAIDAALSSDAHESRIEALQDAHKEREEGALQELGEQCAADALALLRTPEGFVFAPTKDGETMSPEDFDALPKDERERIETAVGTWSERLADLLEEFPGWRKALRESICRAERDALAPTVAHLSRDLRDRYRDILAVQAFLDAVHKDLLDSGIDWGSSGDEDEGGDDDNSGRFQRYLVKLLVDHADTQGAPVVYEDNPGFGNLIGRIEHVVHMGNQVTNFQMIRAGSLHRANGGYLILDAERLFAQPWAWDGLKRSLRSGEIRIEPPAEAQGWNAPVTLEPQPVPCRLKVVLIGSRELFYLLTDHDPDFAELFKVAADFDDEMPRTPQNVNYYAHLLAMLARNVGLLPLDREAVARLVEQGARLAEDAGRLSLYTRKLADLMREADHYAREAGLERVGRLHIDRAIAARARRFGRYSQNVLESIVEGSTLISTDGRRSGQVNGLVVVELAGEHFGHPVRITATARLGDGEVVDIERETELGGAIHTKGVMILTAFLAARYARNRPLSLNASLVFEQSYGYVEGDSASLAELCALLSALADVPLRQGLAITGSVNQFGEAQVIGGVNEKIEGFFDLCAVRGLTGDQGVLIPSASVRHLMLREDVVEAVRRGTFHVYTIDTVDDAMTLLTGMPAGTPDAKGAIPKDTINHRVAVALETMATAQSAWSSGRGAAGARRSRQVGHWRQDGE; the protein is encoded by the coding sequence ATGACCGCTTCCACCGGCCTGCCGGCCGAGCGCCTGCGCACCCGCTGCGACCCCGAATCCCTGCCCTTCGAGACCACCGCGACGCTCGAGGACCTGCCCGACGATCTCGAGCAGGCACGCGCCGACGAGGCGCTGCGCTTCGGTCTGGCGATGACCCACTCCGGCTACAACGTCTATGTGCTGGGCGAGTCCGGCACCGGCCGTCACGCCATCGTCGGCCGCCTGCTCGCCGAGCTCGCGGCCAAGGGCGCCGTTCCGTCCGACCAGTGCTACGTCTACAACTTCGACGACCCGCAGCGCCCGCATCTGCTCGCGCTGCCGGCCGGCTGGGGCAACCAGTTGCGCCTCGACATGCAGACCTTCGTGCGCGATCTCGCGCCGGCCATCGATGCGGCGCTGTCGAGCGACGCCCACGAGAGCCGCATCGAGGCCCTGCAGGACGCGCACAAGGAGCGCGAGGAGGGCGCTCTGCAGGAGCTGGGAGAACAATGCGCGGCCGATGCCCTGGCCCTGCTGCGCACCCCCGAAGGTTTCGTCTTCGCGCCGACCAAGGACGGCGAGACGATGTCGCCGGAAGATTTCGACGCACTGCCCAAGGACGAACGCGAGCGGATCGAGACTGCGGTCGGGACGTGGAGCGAGCGCCTGGCCGACCTGCTCGAGGAATTCCCGGGCTGGCGCAAGGCGCTGCGCGAATCGATCTGCCGGGCCGAGCGCGATGCGCTGGCGCCGACCGTCGCCCATCTGTCGCGCGATCTGCGTGATCGTTACCGCGATATCCTGGCGGTGCAGGCCTTTCTCGACGCCGTGCACAAGGATCTGCTCGACAGCGGCATCGACTGGGGCAGCAGCGGCGACGAGGACGAGGGCGGCGACGACGACAACTCCGGGCGTTTCCAGCGCTATCTGGTCAAGCTGCTGGTCGATCACGCGGACACCCAGGGCGCGCCGGTGGTCTATGAAGACAACCCCGGCTTCGGCAACCTGATCGGGCGCATCGAGCACGTCGTGCACATGGGCAACCAGGTGACGAACTTCCAGATGATCCGCGCCGGCTCGCTGCATCGGGCCAACGGCGGCTATCTGATCCTCGACGCCGAGCGCCTGTTCGCCCAGCCCTGGGCCTGGGACGGGCTCAAGCGCTCGCTGCGCAGCGGCGAGATCCGCATCGAGCCGCCGGCCGAGGCGCAGGGCTGGAACGCGCCGGTCACGCTGGAGCCGCAGCCGGTGCCGTGCCGGCTCAAGGTCGTGCTCATCGGCAGTCGCGAGTTGTTCTACCTGCTCACCGACCATGACCCGGACTTCGCCGAACTGTTCAAGGTCGCGGCCGATTTCGACGACGAGATGCCGCGTACTCCGCAGAACGTCAATTACTACGCCCACCTGCTGGCGATGCTCGCGCGCAACGTCGGCCTGCTGCCGCTCGACCGCGAGGCCGTCGCGCGGCTGGTCGAACAGGGGGCACGCCTGGCCGAGGACGCCGGCCGACTCTCGCTATACACGCGCAAGCTCGCCGATCTGATGCGCGAGGCTGACCACTACGCGCGTGAGGCAGGCCTGGAACGTGTCGGCCGATTGCATATCGACCGCGCGATCGCCGCGCGGGCGCGCCGCTTCGGCCGCTATTCGCAGAACGTGCTCGAGTCCATCGTCGAGGGCTCGACGCTGATCTCGACCGACGGCCGGCGCTCGGGTCAGGTCAACGGTCTGGTGGTGGTCGAGCTGGCGGGAGAGCACTTCGGCCACCCGGTGCGCATCACCGCGACCGCGCGCCTGGGCGATGGCGAGGTGGTCGACATCGAGCGCGAAACGGAGCTGGGTGGCGCCATCCACACCAAGGGTGTGATGATCCTCACCGCCTTTCTGGCAGCGCGCTATGCGCGCAACCGGCCGCTTTCACTGAATGCGAGTCTGGTGTTCGAGCAGAGCTACGGCTATGTCGAGGGCGATTCGGCTTCGCTGGCCGAGCTGTGTGCGCTGCTCTCGGCGCTTGCCGACGTGCCGCTGCGCCAGGGGCTGGCAATCACCGGTTCCGTGAACCAGTTTGGCGAGGCGCAGGTGATCGGCGGCGTCAACGAGAAGATCGAGGGCTTCTTCGACCTGTGCGCGGTGCGCGGCCTGACCGGCGACCAGGGCGTGCTGATCCCGTCGGCCAGCGTGCGCCACCTGATGCTGCGCGAGGATGTGGTCGAGGCCGTACGGCGGGGCACTTTCCACGTCTACACCATCGACACCGTGGATGATGCGATGACCTTGCTCACCGGCATGCCGGCGGGTACGCCCGATGCCAAGGGCGCGATTCCCAAGGACACGATCAACCACCGCGTGGCCGTCGCGCTGGAGACGATGGCCACTGCGCAGAGTGCGTGGAGCAGTGGGCGCGGGGCCGCTGGCGCACGCCGTTCACGCCAGGTGGGGCACTGGCGTCAGGACGGCGAGTGA
- the infA gene encoding translation initiation factor IF-1 produces MAKEELIEMHGSVTEVLPDGRYRVTLDNGHDLIAYSGGKMRKFHIRIIAGDNVSLEMSPYDLSKGRITFRHLPGRPPGTSGPRPGGGKRRR; encoded by the coding sequence ATGGCGAAGGAAGAACTCATCGAAATGCACGGCTCTGTCACCGAAGTGCTGCCTGACGGCCGCTATCGCGTGACGCTGGACAACGGTCACGACCTGATCGCCTATTCCGGCGGCAAGATGCGCAAGTTCCACATCCGCATCATCGCCGGCGACAACGTCTCGCTGGAGATGTCGCCCTACGACCTGAGCAAGGGTCGCATCACCTTCCGTCACCTGCCCGGCCGCCCGCCCGGCACCTCCGGCCCGCGCCCGGGCGGCGGCAAGCGCCGTCGCTGA
- a CDS encoding outer membrane beta-barrel protein produces MIRTLIAIVAVIMLAGAAQADSGFHMGISAGQARGELPGGFKDTVRGWAREARDEGAAASTRFSESDAVHKVWLGYRFNSVLAVEAGYAKLGRLAGGIDASDDEIAVRERYRAEHKALFLDLVGTVALAQRWNLIARGGVARVRTKGSFGASVEAEQFRASARIWERFRETVPKLGLGVEYVLDHGLAVRAEFERYFDVGDDSRVPGFESDIDVLSVGLNYRF; encoded by the coding sequence GTGATTCGAACGCTCATCGCCATCGTGGCCGTGATCATGTTGGCCGGCGCTGCGCAGGCCGACAGTGGCTTTCACATGGGCATCTCCGCGGGACAGGCTCGCGGCGAGTTGCCTGGCGGCTTCAAGGACACGGTGCGCGGATGGGCGCGCGAAGCGCGCGACGAGGGCGCCGCCGCCTCGACGCGGTTTTCCGAATCCGACGCGGTCCACAAGGTCTGGCTGGGGTACCGCTTCAACTCGGTGCTGGCCGTGGAAGCGGGCTATGCCAAACTGGGCCGCCTCGCGGGCGGCATCGATGCCAGCGACGACGAGATCGCCGTTCGCGAGCGCTACCGCGCCGAACACAAGGCACTGTTTCTCGACCTGGTCGGCACCGTTGCGCTGGCGCAGCGATGGAACCTCATCGCGCGCGGCGGCGTAGCACGCGTGCGCACCAAGGGCAGCTTCGGCGCGTCGGTCGAAGCCGAGCAGTTCCGCGCCAGCGCGCGCATCTGGGAACGCTTTCGCGAAACCGTCCCCAAGCTCGGCCTGGGCGTCGAATACGTGCTCGACCACGGCCTTGCGGTGCGTGCCGAATTCGAACGCTATTTCGACGTCGGCGACGATTCACGGGTGCCTGGTTTCGAGTCCGACATCGACGTGCTGAGCGTCGGCCTCAACTACCGCTTCTGA